In a genomic window of Nostoc sp. UHCC 0870:
- a CDS encoding ArsC/Spx/MgsR family protein: MARVIFYEKPGCKGGTRQKVLLTAAGHEVVAYNLLTEPWTVEHLRSFFGDRPITEWFNPSAPKIKSGEIVPGNLDEQTALFLMLREPLLIRRPLIQVGDRREVGFDVEQLDAWIGLKPVDESFREMSENLMSQDLQGCAHGHGHGHSDGHHHDHQGNCNHHGQQEHHRQGCNH, from the coding sequence ATGGCTAGAGTAATTTTCTATGAAAAACCTGGTTGTAAGGGTGGTACTCGACAAAAGGTTTTGTTAACTGCGGCTGGACATGAAGTTGTAGCTTATAACTTATTAACTGAACCTTGGACAGTAGAACACCTGCGGTCATTTTTTGGCGATCGCCCGATTACCGAGTGGTTTAATCCTTCTGCGCCCAAGATTAAGTCTGGTGAGATAGTTCCAGGAAATTTAGACGAACAAACCGCCTTATTCCTCATGTTGAGAGAACCTCTGTTGATTCGCCGTCCTTTAATCCAAGTAGGCGATCGCCGTGAGGTAGGTTTTGATGTCGAACAACTAGATGCGTGGATTGGCTTGAAGCCTGTAGATGAATCCTTCCGCGAAATGAGCGAAAACCTCATGAGTCAGGATTTGCAAGGCTGCGCCCACGGTCACGGACATGGACACAGTGATGGTCATCACCACGATCATCAAGGTAATTGCAACCATCACGGTCAACAAGAACACCACCGTCAAGGTTGTAATCATTAG
- the crtA gene encoding cyanoexosortase A — protein sequence MNPIKTIKSNQFWLLGIASGLIAIHVTLTSRQESNIFVWSIIFWIATSFLVWRKRDTLNLDSSFYATILGLLLVAIILFRSSNYLSLTFIGIAPFVSALALSLIASGFKGIKQYKQELILLFFFNIPHIVILPLIDISALTAKFATYMLWYLGFEASVEGVSVVLPQGSVVVYHGCSGLSNILNLIRLTVMFLILFPLKGSKQKILVFSASVVIAFLTNSMRIAVMAILTAAHNQVGFDYWHKGKGSLIFPIISTAILGIIYYFLLTRENNAATTVTKIQTQETLDG from the coding sequence GTGAACCCAATTAAAACAATCAAAAGCAATCAATTTTGGTTATTAGGAATTGCATCTGGTTTAATCGCTATTCACGTAACACTAACCAGTCGGCAAGAAAGTAACATATTTGTTTGGAGCATTATATTTTGGATTGCTACATCCTTTTTGGTATGGAGAAAACGTGACACTCTAAATTTAGACAGTAGTTTTTATGCCACCATACTAGGTTTACTTCTCGTTGCCATTATTCTTTTTAGAAGTAGCAATTATCTCAGTTTAACATTCATTGGTATTGCACCTTTTGTTTCAGCTTTAGCATTAAGCCTGATTGCTTCTGGGTTTAAGGGCATAAAACAATATAAACAAGAACTCATATTGCTATTTTTTTTTAATATCCCCCATATCGTAATATTACCATTAATTGATATATCGGCATTGACTGCTAAATTTGCAACTTATATGCTTTGGTATTTAGGTTTTGAAGCATCTGTAGAAGGAGTTTCTGTTGTCCTTCCTCAAGGAAGTGTTGTTGTATATCACGGCTGTTCTGGATTAAGCAACATACTTAATTTAATCAGGCTGACTGTAATGTTCTTGATTTTATTCCCTTTAAAAGGAAGCAAGCAAAAAATCTTGGTATTTTCAGCATCTGTTGTCATTGCATTTTTGACTAACAGTATGCGAATTGCTGTAATGGCAATTTTAACTGCTGCTCACAATCAGGTAGGCTTTGATTACTGGCATAAAGGAAAAGGCTCTCTCATTTTCCCCATAATTTCTACTGCTATATTGGGTATAATTTATTATTTTTTACTAACACGAGAAAATAATGCAGCAACTACAGTAACTAAAATTCAAACTCAGGAAACCCTAGATGGATAG
- a CDS encoding cyanoexosortase A system-associated protein, with the protein MIFWKQARPYFLACSFLGILLVLLKSIVAPVKEQPILASFTFPSKIDLSGWQFQSSEPVTDKDTKRIIYQYTRNQINLKIEMNYVVTLMDNESLFHQYNPKIFAPDKPRTIIRQNDKIGAYSLSVQEDRVYLRSCINPNSPSAITYEQFIRSRYTSDIQLHRLLPALLGQESLRDSRCFWTHLSIPIQNSSPESTYQILENVWFSWYQYWPSLFN; encoded by the coding sequence ATGATTTTCTGGAAACAAGCCCGACCTTATTTTTTAGCTTGCAGTTTTTTGGGAATCCTCTTGGTTCTTTTAAAATCTATAGTAGCTCCAGTTAAAGAGCAACCAATATTAGCATCTTTCACTTTCCCTTCAAAGATAGATTTATCTGGATGGCAATTTCAGTCCAGTGAGCCTGTAACTGATAAAGATACAAAAAGAATAATATATCAATATACACGCAACCAGATTAACCTAAAAATCGAGATGAACTATGTAGTCACATTAATGGATAACGAATCATTATTCCATCAATATAATCCAAAAATTTTTGCTCCCGATAAACCTCGTACCATTATCCGTCAAAATGATAAAATTGGTGCTTACAGCCTATCAGTTCAGGAAGATCGTGTATATTTGCGTTCTTGTATCAATCCAAACAGTCCAAGTGCAATAACTTATGAACAATTTATCCGCAGTCGCTATACATCTGATATACAGTTACATCGCCTGCTACCAGCATTATTAGGTCAAGAATCACTGCGAGATAGTCGTTGTTTTTGGACACATTTATCTATACCTATCCAGAATTCTTCCCCGGAAAGTACCTACCAAATTTTAGAAAATGTATGGTTTTCCTGGTATCAATATTGGCCTTCTTTGTTTAACTAA
- the hpsJ-A gene encoding HpsJ-like protein, cyanoexosortase A-associated: MTPLDTEELVNKTTQLWNFNNKIARSILVLRWTGYCLLLLFLFELVAIFVPPSFMNPAWEFKVFGDLIQRIAIPLISLSFIFYGEDNLRKKWETLGLKVIYWFTLLFALLLILLIPLGIVNSVRIDMENKRLYTTQLVQQIDQVEQVKKQLEQTTTSAQMEELLRSTPSIGTIPKIETSQQFEEIKTKFSEFLVASENQLKTRTQENQKVQRLSLIKNAIKWCLGALVSAAWLIFIWRNNKWIRQYK, translated from the coding sequence ATGACTCCATTAGATACAGAAGAATTGGTTAACAAAACCACACAATTATGGAATTTTAATAATAAAATTGCTCGTTCTATACTAGTTTTACGTTGGACTGGCTATTGTCTGTTGCTCTTGTTCTTATTTGAACTAGTAGCAATATTCGTCCCACCAAGTTTTATGAATCCAGCTTGGGAGTTTAAAGTTTTTGGTGATTTAATTCAACGAATCGCTATACCCTTAATCAGTCTAAGTTTTATATTCTATGGAGAAGATAATCTACGGAAGAAATGGGAAACTTTGGGGTTAAAAGTAATATACTGGTTTACTTTATTATTTGCTTTATTATTAATATTACTAATCCCTTTAGGAATTGTTAATAGTGTCAGAATTGATATGGAGAACAAGCGGCTATATACAACGCAACTTGTTCAGCAAATAGATCAAGTGGAACAAGTTAAAAAACAACTGGAACAAACAACAACATCGGCACAAATGGAGGAGCTTTTACGCAGCACCCCAAGCATAGGTACTATTCCCAAAATTGAAACATCTCAACAATTTGAAGAGATCAAAACTAAATTTTCTGAATTTCTTGTTGCTTCAGAAAATCAACTTAAGACAAGAACCCAAGAAAATCAAAAAGTTCAACGATTGAGTCTGATTAAAAATGCTATTAAATGGTGTTTAGGAGCTTTAGTATCGGCGGCATGGTTAATTTTCATCTGGAGAAATAACAAGTGGATAAGACAATACAAATAG
- a CDS encoding cupin domain-containing protein yields the protein MQGRDWLLTGDGQYQACKSARSWNLLQENYRLYRFLTEIEDVLNGVDDESIRLPEIRMLVRRLIVNSYWVQSQYLEPSPTTGTSVLLLYDELGFPLTVQTVTFAPGSISNIHNHGTWGVVAVLKGQEKNTVWRRTQHPEFADKIEPTGEILLSPGDIISFTPDAIHSVAAVGDEPTVTFNIYGETDPKQRFEFDAVTHTAKKF from the coding sequence ATGCAAGGTAGGGATTGGCTCTTGACAGGAGACGGTCAATATCAAGCGTGTAAATCAGCTAGAAGTTGGAATTTATTACAAGAGAATTATCGTCTATATCGGTTTTTAACTGAGATAGAAGATGTTCTCAATGGTGTAGATGATGAATCTATTCGTCTACCCGAAATCCGAATGCTGGTGAGACGTTTGATTGTAAATTCTTACTGGGTGCAGAGTCAGTATTTAGAGCCTTCCCCTACAACCGGAACATCTGTTCTACTGTTATATGATGAATTGGGTTTCCCATTAACAGTACAAACAGTTACATTCGCACCAGGAAGCATATCTAATATTCACAATCATGGAACATGGGGAGTGGTAGCAGTATTAAAAGGACAAGAAAAAAATACTGTTTGGCGACGCACCCAACACCCAGAATTTGCAGACAAAATTGAGCCAACGGGAGAAATTCTTCTATCCCCAGGAGATATTATCAGCTTCACTCCCGATGCAATTCACAGTGTAGCAGCAGTAGGTGATGAACCAACTGTGACTTTTAATATTTATGGTGAGACTGACCCCAAACAAAGATTCGAGTTTGATGCAGTTACCCATACCGCCAAAAAATTTTAA
- a CDS encoding DUF4097 domain-containing protein has translation MTLIGLSTSLMFPHIAIAEEIICQGNLGAITVDNVKVPQGKTCTLSKTTVKGNIVVERRATLKAIGVKVNGNIQAEGAKLVEVNSSATVGGSIQVKQGSAARVVSTRITGDVQFESNSGQIVANQNQIGGNLQAVQNTGGVTIRENRINGNLQCKENAPKPIGGRNIVQGSKEDQCANL, from the coding sequence ATGACATTGATCGGACTCAGCACGAGTCTAATGTTCCCTCACATTGCGATCGCTGAAGAGATTATTTGCCAAGGAAACTTAGGTGCAATCACCGTTGATAATGTAAAAGTACCTCAAGGTAAAACTTGCACTCTCAGTAAAACCACTGTTAAAGGAAATATTGTTGTTGAACGCAGAGCAACCCTCAAGGCCATAGGTGTAAAAGTAAATGGCAATATTCAAGCAGAGGGAGCAAAACTAGTGGAAGTAAATTCTAGTGCTACCGTGGGTGGAAGCATCCAAGTCAAGCAAGGTAGTGCTGCTCGTGTGGTGAGTACACGCATCACTGGAGATGTGCAGTTTGAGTCAAATTCAGGACAAATAGTTGCTAATCAAAACCAGATTGGCGGAAATTTACAAGCTGTTCAAAATACTGGAGGGGTGACAATTCGAGAAAATCGCATTAATGGTAATTTGCAGTGTAAGGAAAATGCTCCTAAGCCAATTGGTGGTAGGAATATTGTCCAAGGTAGTAAAGAAGATCAGTGTGCAAATTTATGA
- a CDS encoding cytochrome c oxidase subunit 3, which produces MTVVTAHEDHEAHPDLRVAGLLTFLASESLMFGGFFATYLFFGGTTDVWPPEGTEVELFVPAINTAILVSSSFVIHFGDMAIKKNNVWGMRFWYFLTAIMGAAFLAGQVYEYQNLGYGLTTNVFANCFYIMTGFHGLHVFIGLLLILGVLWRSRRSGHYSASKHTGIEMAEMYWHFVDIIWIVLFTLVYIITRF; this is translated from the coding sequence ATGACTGTAGTGACGGCGCATGAGGATCATGAGGCGCATCCTGATTTACGGGTGGCGGGGTTGTTGACTTTCCTCGCTTCGGAATCTTTGATGTTTGGTGGCTTTTTTGCTACTTATTTGTTTTTTGGGGGGACTACGGATGTTTGGCCTCCAGAGGGAACGGAGGTGGAGTTATTTGTACCGGCGATTAATACCGCGATTCTGGTTTCTAGTAGTTTCGTCATTCACTTCGGTGATATGGCGATTAAGAAGAATAATGTCTGGGGAATGCGGTTTTGGTATTTCTTGACCGCTATTATGGGAGCGGCTTTTTTGGCTGGTCAGGTTTATGAATACCAAAATTTGGGGTATGGTCTGACTACCAATGTGTTTGCTAACTGCTTCTATATCATGACCGGATTTCACGGTTTGCACGTATTTATAGGACTGTTGTTGATTTTAGGAGTGTTGTGGCGATCGCGTCGTTCGGGTCATTATTCTGCAAGTAAGCATACTGGCATCGAAATGGCAGAAATGTACTGGCACTTTGTAGACATTATTTGGATTGTTCTCTTCACTTTGGTTTACATCATCACACGGTTTTGA